The following proteins are co-located in the Leptidea sinapis chromosome 30, ilLepSina1.1, whole genome shotgun sequence genome:
- the LOC126973758 gene encoding sorting nexin-25, with the protein MIQKKISILVLCLSIILWWFPAIWRIAFTILFTVSLVVAVLMLTLWGHIALSSPHQTSLFLIDNIEKEARSLEDTMKEEQSNWASSVKKLHLPVVFGRPVDSQLQQLIDLFLRDFVTKWIKDITHKPEPVMEKFKEHIWGAIQNLNERLLRVDAEKLLANDIVIKITQHFEKIRIAKSCALELNQPPVFALSPHLMCFDSEQHYLRQISEMIVILLMPRCYSLTPVCHLFREVIACKILQPAINIVTDPDYINQKILQYLEAQKEVDAMSLRTHEYAKTFEEYISLINNCNNIDTLKRLRYDIVTQIMQATTLQNIKRAKGIDIEVIEKGNQHSISRQQLADAKKLKRYIDQLTIAKDECESALRRQGWDGAFPTVESESKTMPLHKIMESVIGRRYLSMFLETLCSQGLVGFWTAVEELRHSPRSSWHQLGAEIFYTYIRSPSAEIKVDKETRKRMESFLLGDTGPEVFYEVQDTVVDTIQEKYYHSFLLSDQYRAFVAELATEEANKELISERSPIEDRQLSSDSVSSAESVGGTLHLTEHSTYARRKLDQLQEKHNNKIQALAALRASLKPESPALAMLASEVERLAGEQMRLEAHLARTDSWAEHLGRWRATVHSAEVSSYSQL; encoded by the exons atgatacaaaaaaaaatatcaattttagttttgtgtttatcaattattttgtgGTGGTTCCCTGCAATATGGAGAATTGCATTTACAATACTATTTACTGTATCTCTGGTAGTGGCCGTTCTTATGTTGACACTATGGGGCCACATTGCGTTATCATCACCTCACCAAACAtctctttttttaattgataatattgAAAAAGAAGCTCGTAGCCTAGAAGATACTATGAag GAAGAGCAAAGTAACTGGGCTTCGTCAGTGAAAAAACTTCATCTGCCTGTTGTATTTGGTCGTCCTGTTGATAGCCAACTGCAGCAGTTGATTGACTTGTTTCTGAGGGATTTTGTGACTAAATGGATTAAAGATATCACACATAAACCTGAGCCAGTTATGGAAAAGTTTAAGGAACACATTTGGGGAGCGATACAGAATCTGAATGAAAGATTATTAAGAGTAGATGCAGAGAAACTGTTAGCTAACgacattgttattaaaataactcaacattttgagaaaataaggaTTGCAAAAAGTTGTGc tttggagTTAAACCAGCCTCCTGTATTTGCTCTGTCACCACATTTAATGTGCTTTGACTCTGAACAACATTATCTGAGACAAATAAGCGAGATGATTGTTATACTTCTGATGCCAAGATGCTACTCATTAACACCAGTTTGTCATCTGTTCAGAGAAGTTATAGCTTGCAAAA TTCTACAACCtgcaataaatattgtaactgATCCTGATTACATTAACCAAAAGATACTCCAGTATTTAGAAGCACAGAAGGAAGTTGATGCGATGTCACTCAGAACTCATGAGTATGCCAAAACATTTGAAGAGTACATAAGCCTAATAAATAACTGcaacaatattgacacacttaaaCGATTGAG GTATGATATTGTGACTCAGATAATGCAAGCAACAACATTACAGAATATAAAAAGAGCGAAAGGGATAGATATAGAAGTTATTGAAAAAGGAAACCAGCACAGTATTAGTCGGCAACAATTAGCTGACGCCAAGAAGTTGAAGAGATATATTGACCAGCTGACTATTGCTAAGGATGAATGTGAGTCAGCTTTGAGAAGACAGGGTTGGGATGGAGCCTTCCCGACTGTTGAATCTGAAAGCAAG ACAATGCCTTTACACAAAATAATGGAGAGTGTGATTGGACGGAGGTACCTGTCGATGTTTCTGGAGACGTTGTGCTCACAAGGTCTTGTGGGGTTCTGGACAGCAGTTGAAGAGTTACGTCACAGTCCACGAAGTAGCTGGCATCAATTGGGCGCTgaaattttttatacttatattcGGTCTCCTAGTGCCGAGATCAAAGTTGACAAG GAAACAAGAAAGCGAATGGAATCATTCTTATTAGGTGACACGGGACCGGAAGTGTTCTACGAAGTTCAAGACACGGTCGTGGATACGATACAGGAAAAGTATTACCACTCGTTCTTACTCAGCGATCAGTACAGGGCTTTCGTAGCCGAACTCGCTACTGAAGAAGCTAATAAAG AACTTATATCAGAGAGGTCGCCTATAGAAGATCGTCAGTTATCCAGCGATTCAGTTTCGTCGGCTGAAAGCGTGGGCGGTACCCTACATCTGACGGAACATTCCACATACGCCCGGAGGAAACTAGACCAGCTACAGGAgaaacataacaataaaattcag GCGTTAGCAGCGCTACGTGCGTCGCTGAAGCCGGAGTCACCAGCTCTGGCCATGTTGGCGAGCGAGGTGGAGCGCCTGGCCGGCGAGCAGATGCGGCTGGAGGCGCACCTGGCGCGGACTGACTCCTGGGCCGAGCACCTGGGCAGGTGGCGGGCCACGGTGCACAGCGCTGAGGTATCAAGTTACTCACAACTATAA